Within Nosocomiicoccus ampullae, the genomic segment GTCAACCCTCCATTATTTTATGCATTTTGCGATTCGCAACACATGCAATAAAGATTTTTCAATGTCATGATAATCCATATCTTTAACTGGTTGTCTTGCAATCACAATATATTCAGTTGTCTTTAATGTATCCTTATAGTTTGTAAAAAATGAACGAATCCAGCGTTTAATCTGGTTTCTTTTTACTGCATTTCCAAGTTTTTTTGAAACACTAATACCGAGTCTAAAATGATCAGCATTT encodes:
- the rnpA gene encoding ribonuclease P protein component, whose protein sequence is MKKEYRIKKQKDFQFVFKKGKSVANRQFVVYTKDKTNADHFRLGISVSKKLGNAVKRNQIKRWIRSFFTNYKDTLKTTEYIVIARQPVKDMDYHDIEKSLLHVLRIAKCIK